The nucleotide window tatgaacaggttgatcgttaatgtttcgcgaggacattaacgtatacggcgacataggaagtactcaacctgtgtagacggtttttagtgtcgaatcacctcgactatgtcgaatcacctcgactgtgtgaattatctcgactgtgtcgaataacctcgactgtgtcgaatcacctcgactgtgtgaatcacctcgactgtgtcgaataacctcgactgtgtcgaatcccctcgactgtgtcgaatcacctcgactgtgttgaatcacctcgactgtgtcgcccgtacccattagaaaatcatgcacgtttcgtaaatatgcgcgcgttttgtaaaaccggtatgtttgatcgaaatcattcgtaaaccacttaagttccttgaaattcattcgcaacacggtttagaaatatgagttttcgttcatcgaaaagttgtttatttttgcaaaacttgcatgtctttccacccccgaaaatattaataaaaatgtaaaacagtaaaaagtgggggttatgaactcacctggatattcctgtgcaaagctagcttagcgtgattccgtagtgtcgttccaagaacgtgtgttagctagcgtgcatctatggtattcctaacagggaataacttGTTAGTTTCTAATTTAAAcatagctaaactacgtgtccgagctctaccgagtcgttaactaaacgactctAAGGTAGTGTTATCTTGATTTAGAATAACCATTCTATGGTTaattgatcccgtttataatcgggataaaactaagtttcgagatcgacttagttttcgagtgatttagaatatatatatttaaaatataaatactTTTAGAAAGTCGTGTTAGTTGTCGCGAATTAGAAAGGCGTAGATTGATAGTTGTATATCTCTTTGTAGTCTTCGTAAGGtgggaatatatatatatatatatatacacacatatatatatatatatatatatatattcgaaacCTCGACGTTTAAAATGAATATAAACGACTATATTCATTTTCTAAGAATTCGGATTCTAAACGATTGAAAGTAACATAAATGATTATATTTAGATTACACGATTTCCGAATATAGAATGTTTgaagtatatatatacattatatttatttaaaagcGTTCGGAAGTATCgatgttcgaaataaatatataccttatatttatttgtaaaaGTATTCGGGTTGCGTTGATTTGTAACTTGTGTGCGTCGTAATGTCATAATCTCGTTTTATAAGTTATAGAATGTCGcaaaaaaataaacatactttATACTTATGTCGCAAATATACTTTGCTTCCGATAAATGTCGTTTGTAAATTACAAATGTCTCGTGTTTCGAATTTTTATgaaaatcggacagagtttcctctgtttttggacgatcccgacaactaaGTGTCGATatgtttttcaaaattcaacaataatTCAATGCGAACGATGTGTATATAATTCTTGTCGAATATACCAAAATGTAAATGATTTTTAATCGAAACGGTTCAAGATCGGTCGTGTATAACTAATAATCTAAAAATAACGATTTAACAACTCGCTACGTTTAACTTTGTTACCGGTCTTCTGTTGGCTGACTTTTGACTGTgttgaccgggtttgacccgTGTTGACCAGTTGACCGCTGTGTTGACTGAACTTGACCAACCACGAGCTGAGTCGACTCGGTCATGACCCAAGCTGAACCGAGACATGAGTGAAAACCTGACCCGAAACTGAAACCCACATGCTGACCGAACTGATgctaacccaaaccaaaaccaaaacctgATTCCTGTTGACTAGCTTGGACCGAGTTTTGACCAAAGTCGACCGAACCAAACATAACCCGAGCCTGCTGTTAGCTGCCTTCGTCACCGTCGTCGGAATCACTCGAGGTATGCAGCCAACATCGACAGGAAagtaaataaaactaaaaaaaataacacTACATAAATCGACAAGTTTATTtcaaaacagagtaaggattgaCGTTTACCGGAGTTTTGTCGGAGATTTGTCGGAACAAAAACGACACCATAACCGTCGTCGGTCGTTGCCTGTCTCCACCACCGTaagtcatcatcatcttcatcgacaTCACCATCTTCATTATAAGTCCTCATTATCGTCATCGGAAAAAAAACGAAAGGTAACAGAACCACCAACTTCACTGTTTCCTTCGACTTCGATTTGAAACCCACACACCACCGACACCGATTGCAGTGTTTCTCGCCGTCGGTGTGGCGGCTCCGCCGTTGAGTCAACATCGCACCACCTGTGGTGGTTCCTTGCCCTGCCGTCATTGTTAGTCTTAGTCATGCACTGCCACCATTGTGTGGTGGTCGGCTAGCAGTCTAAAGAGAGAGGGGAGTGAGAGAGGTGTAGAAGAGGGAGGAAGGGAGTGGTTGTGCGTGGCCGGAGAACGAGCGACGACCGGTGCACGCCGGAATTCACTCCGGTGACCGGAGTTGGGTGAGAGAAAGCAGATATGGGGGTCGGGTCATGTGCGGATGAAGTGAACTAAAGGAGGTTAGGGTTTTTGAAACCCTTAGTGTGGTATTTATACTGGCTTCTTAAATGGGCTTGGGCCTCAGGCCCACAAGCCCACTTCGCACGGCCCGATTTGTTTTAAGAGCCCGTTTTCACAACCGAGTGCCATAAATTGTCGTAAAATTTAACATTAAGTCGAGAATGCTAAAAAATGTCGGGAATTGAGGTTTGACACGTATTTTGTCGGTTGCGTTAAAACGCGGGAAATGTTCCGTTTGTCATTTTTAAATCCATTTTCAACTACGGATAGCAAAATTTAAAAACGACGCTAAATATAtcaatatatattaataatttaatatCGAGACGAAATTTGAATCCCGGTGCTTCCGTTTCGTCGTTGATTGTCGTTGCATTACTgttttcgcgtttttcgttcacgtttaCGTGTTGTGTCATTCAAAAGCAtaatattttcacaaaaaccacATTCATAAGTATAAGTTATACATATAAActtcgtatttgtcggcgttgtcagtattttgtacgggatcagttcgttatcgtttatCATGCAGTCTTCTCCACAGATTATCATTCGCGTACTGTAAGGTCGAGTAGGCGTTCCTAGGCATCAGAAAAGCCTAATTAGGTTAAACTGTGCCTTAAACACTATTAATTATTgccttaaacgtttgttaatcacgtaattagaaGCCATTAACTACCGGTTGTCAcatagtatacaaaacattgaaaagcaattaaatcaaatagctcaaaatttctccgagagaccacaaggcgcgttaccaagtaatactgAAACCaacccaaaagcacaagtccatctcataacattgagaaaccgtaccgtgggttccGAAGAGGCTCCATTACCGCCTcaacaagagaaggcttctccaCCAATTCAAGAGCCTACTAAGACTCCTCCGATTCCATACCCCGGTCGATTAATTCatcaaaagaccgatgagcaattcgcaaagttcgaaaatttactaaaacaattgcatgttaatattccatttattgaagtcctaactcaaatgcctaaatattcaaaatttatgagggacttcctcacgcataaaaggaaaattgaatcattgcaattagttaatttaggtgaacaatgctccgccttactactcagcaaactcccgcaaaagaagCTTGACctcggaagcttcacaattccttgctcgattggGGAATCCCtcattcgtaatgcactagccgatctcGGTGCaagcatcaacctcatgccctcatcaatgttcaaccgACTTGGCTTAGggaaaacaagccctacaaaaataagcatacaactcgccgatagatccgtcaaatatccacaaggtgtcgctgaaaatctactAGTCAAAGTCGGTGAATTTGTCTttccggccgactttgtcatactagatatggaggatGATGCAGAAGTACCACTCATCCTAGGGAGGCCATTCCTAGCTACggcccaagcagtggtagacatgaatgatgGAACACTAACATTGAGGATTGGGGACGAGGAAATGAAGTTTGGAGTTGGAAAAAGAGtagaagacgacgacccggtcaactacatgaaggtcattAACTCAAGTTtagatgatgctctccgacggtgtagcatgggatgcaaaacatcccatttgggtaacatatgaccaggcattgggtctagccaaggacccttataaacgtggcgcaccacggaggcattccgcggaactatccttagtttagcttagattttttttatgttttctagtttagttttaattttcaggaataaaagaCACTCAAGATGGTGataaccaactggggtagcccagttggccagtcCCACCCTTTCTCTTCCAAGAGACCCGGGTTCGACTCCAGTGATGGTCACAAGCCACACACCTCTTCCCAGAGGAAACGGAATCAACTCAGGGCCAAGGGTATTTACCGCCAGACAGTATTGGGACGGTACTAGCttgtggagtgggatcactccagcggccgggaggtccgtgcaataacccccccccccactcaAGATGGTGAAGGATgacaagggaaacttgaaccagcaccctatgcacaaaaacagagccatccgacaaaattttcttcattatagcaagttcagcacgggccgtgcccgcccaacacggccccgtgctgcacaatctgcagaaaatgcccagttcaggtaactggacacggggcgtgctcactgaacacgcccccgtgcccaggcttctgttgcTTTTTAacaatttctgttactggcgatctgaacacggggccacgcccggacaccacggggccgtgtccagacgcccagtaacataaaattttgttttttcacacctttttacacattcaatcaacctaaaaacttatttttgggacgcattgaggacaatgtgtaatttaagtgtgcgggggggggggatgctaaaactttgaatcttgcaagtcctaaatacaagccttacacaaaactctattggaaccgctaatcaccccaaatttttttcaaaaattttcattttttttacttgtctaggtttaagttgCGAAATTtaaattctaaaaaggttatatttttacaaatttacaaccgatagcgtcgtgataaaaagaaccaacataagaaaattatgaaacgacatgacaaatttagttaaaatttgattatatatacttgatcacataaaaacccattcccacaaaaagtgagttttgagcctttattgagcatacaaatacatatctttaaactaattGCTCATTTTTCTTTTCCTGTGTGAATAGCCgtttggttcttacgactctagaacttgccatggcgatacattcccggtccttaccaacttaaacccgagtaagtaaatgatggaggaattaggactaactctttttatttctacaccattatttttgtttttttaccacctacccaaaatccccctagttaacccctttgaggctaaaccttttcatttcttaacccaaaacaaacacccttttacccaccaaaaccctttttcattttaaaccctttattttagtaacaaggctcggtttttcttatgacttgcttaaaaaaatgatgatgatgaagccaaaagaaataaacaaacaagtttatcaaaaagaactttgtttgaaagaaatgcttcatcaaaataaaaagttgtgaaaaataaaaagtcttccgAAAACCGACGtttttttacgcctttcgcccttttagtaaccactaacccaaccacccacctttagcccaagcctaacccttcacctcaaaagtcctcttgatatttacaaaggtgcatagttaaaaaggaggaggattgattgcttggcaagcttatggtaggagtaagttccatgccgctctcgagtgattcactaaaatacatcttcggccgagtgttgagtgatcccccgtgaggtatgtgaacttgtatataaatggaattttaaaaaggcatgttatgccctaataagtaatttatcttatgtaatgtttttaataaatcatgacgaataggattgtaaataaataaaaataaatttaataaagaatcttggaaatcccgacactctattacaagcccaaaaaccttctcttctacccattccatttgggagtgtaaagccacattataaagagttttgcttgaggacaagcaaagattcaagtgtggtgGTATTTGATGtacacaaaatgcaacatataaattacatcaattgtggcataaaaatAGCCCTTTTTTAGTACCAATGTTagaaaaaagtgtgtttttgtcttccttttgtattttcaggattaaatgagctcaaatgaacaaaagaagcaaaaaggcagctaaatctaacataaatacaagaaaaggaacaaacgtagcatgtccgaccccccgacagcatcttcccaagcaaaaacaagagaacagaagactgaacacgccccgtgctcactgagcacgggggcgtgcccaagtgtcagcagaaaagacaaagttgtagaagcttctatcacccaccacgggggcgtgcccagcggacacggggtcgtggtcaactctaagattcgcagaatctagggaaatcttgatagtacagatacgcttctacacacggggttatgctcagcggacatgggggcgtggtcaactaatgcagacaaactgcaattaatgaagaaagagaaagaggatggacacggggccgtgcccaatggacacagggccgtgcccgagcagctgttcaggctataaataggggtgcttggctcatttgcaaactaTCCCTTggtacaccacctctctcacacttcacccacccaccaccatcacaacaccatcatccaccaccatcatccatcatagagtgtgtgagtcgtctcgggatccaagattgattgtaaaagttcttgacaatcaaaggccatgtttgcctaagtctcttacatcacttggtgaagacaagtgtttagtgtaatactttttatttttaatatcttcgcactttttatttggttatgtattaatgactttaataactagtttcttatgttgaaggtgattcttccttatcgtttgtccatggtgtcttggcattaatttactgtctatataaaataaaagattttcaccattcatatctccacggtctatatggagatatgttggctacctggtcgagggttaagggaacagtttggtaagagtcttgccattgttcagtgtatagatcctgcaaaggacctgggtcaaatttagtaggacctccttcaatacccaccggtattggatggcgggggtccaaactctttggtcccctcataagtaagctacgattaaaactttaacccggctacttaggactgtatccctactgactcagaccacttagccgagggtaacgtcacctttaaaagaggggcctaccacattatgcattaataacttaattaattatctttcaataatccgaccctttaggattgtatccttgctgactcaaactactgggttgaagaggggcctactacaataactaagataatctcttaaaaagtgcaaaagtgcggaaataatcaaaggttacactacacacgagtcggatccaagtgattcatcttgtctatctgtttttacttttattttatttttcagcattttagttagttttatttttctagtttaaaaccttttttctaaccttttgatttgattagacgttgaggataaaccggtactaaaagctcttgtgtccttggatgacctcggtatcttaccaacactatactacatccacgatgggtgcacttgcccatatgtgtgtttagtgttagtaaataccgtgttttataaatttaaaacttggctaaaaagtttaaaagggcttaaaatatatataaaaacctataacacatgacacgcatcagctgtaaatgaaccgaacgttcaatGAATAGTTCGTGACCCATTCGGAGGGAAGTTcctttatgttcgttcgtttaatataCGAACGGGCATGAACAACAAATTTcattcgattagttaaatgaacgaacatgaacaaaggtctcattcgttcaattgtgttcgtgaacgttcagtaaggtgttcgtgaacattcattcatttgcgttcgtttatgttcgtatatTTGTGCtttaattaaatatttttgtactttcatatgttttatctatactttttatatcaataaactttatttattttattaccataACAATTGAACTATGAAACCCTGTTTCACCTTGTTTATAAaccatttccctttcatttctcattatttacatcgatgAATATGATCGATCTCCGTTCCACAACAAGGGATTCAAGATCCattgctactctctgggccatccacctttatcATTCGTCAcattcgccaaatttatttgtgtttgtgAACCATTCGTGAACATGCTCATTtgcttaatgaacgaacacgaaaataaaatctcgttcggttagtgttcatgaacacatttatttccttaatgaacgaacacggacaaggccttgttcgtgttcgttcgattTGTTTACAACCATACACACA belongs to Helianthus annuus cultivar XRQ/B chromosome 5, HanXRQr2.0-SUNRISE, whole genome shotgun sequence and includes:
- the LOC110938935 gene encoding uncharacterized protein LOC110938935 gives rise to the protein MTAGQGTTTGGAMLTQRRSRHTDGEKHCNRCRWCVGFKSKSKETVKLVVLLPFVFFPMTIMRTYNEDGDVDEDDDDLRWWRQATTDDGYGVVFVPTNLRQNSVLFTFLSMLAAYLE